Proteins from a genomic interval of Deltaproteobacteria bacterium:
- a CDS encoding methyltransferase domain-containing protein has translation MTSFSETAEDRIRSRMRRPDRNILDAILASSWTSHNIPLTDTLSTLGDKRPLITDDERVLAIQGSVRKLIHRDPKDIRCLDLGCLEGGISFAMARLGVRTLGMEARRTNFEKCSLIADYFELPNLSFIQEDVKHISRLRLEPFEVILCCGILYHLDTPFDTIEDLSDLCTDTGLLFLDTHFAPGPGAMDHCRYKNDLGELTCVEFDAEPYWGRWYTEWENEPTDEHHPWAAVSNAKSFWPTHESLIKALYYSGFRQIYELYGVFEIEMEYAAKAEFSRAYFIAMKQ, from the coding sequence GTGACATCATTTTCCGAAACCGCAGAAGATCGGATCCGATCCAGGATGCGTCGGCCTGATAGGAACATCCTCGACGCCATTCTTGCCTCTTCCTGGACTTCACATAACATTCCACTGACCGACACCCTGAGCACGTTGGGTGACAAGCGCCCGCTCATTACGGACGACGAACGGGTTCTGGCCATCCAGGGCAGCGTGCGCAAGCTCATTCACAGGGACCCCAAAGACATCCGCTGCCTGGATCTGGGATGCCTCGAAGGCGGCATATCCTTCGCCATGGCGCGTTTGGGCGTGCGTACGCTGGGAATGGAGGCCAGGCGGACCAACTTCGAAAAATGTTCCCTGATCGCCGATTACTTCGAACTACCGAACCTGTCGTTCATTCAGGAAGACGTCAAGCACATCTCCCGCCTCCGGCTCGAACCATTCGAGGTCATCCTCTGCTGCGGCATCCTGTACCATCTCGATACGCCGTTCGACACCATCGAGGACCTGTCCGATCTTTGTACCGACACGGGACTTTTGTTTCTGGACACCCATTTTGCTCCCGGGCCCGGCGCCATGGATCATTGCAGGTATAAGAACGATCTCGGGGAACTGACCTGCGTGGAATTCGATGCGGAGCCCTATTGGGGAAGATGGTACACGGAATGGGAAAACGAGCCCACGGACGAGCACCATCCATGGGCCGCCGTTTCGAACGCAAAGTCGTTCTGGCCCACGCACGAATCCCTTATCAAGGCCCTCTACTATTCAGGATTCAGACAGATTTACGAACTTTACGGTGTATTCGAAATTGAAATGGAATATGCGGCCAAGGCTGAATTCTCCCGCGCCTATTTCATCGCCATGAAACAGTGA
- a CDS encoding SGNH/GDSL hydrolase family protein, which yields MNQLPPSNRLIGFLLILSSVSLTLAVLCGSYLYFNFSRIKSLETELLSARAVQERLFQGQRTDHALYPHQKGHIGFVLNPHMEQATLWGLLDRPYPVNSLGLRGAPVKPKKAGVQRILLVGDSWFFGWLLEEKDKLEHQLRTLLSARVKGREYEVITVAMPGWNVRSQDAFLGSHWSILDPDFIIWAMCTNDAEDIGGVVPPGVLGYYLSPQNPESAPLTLMGKYASYPMPFVLERHRHNLQVIEEFEKKQGIGVLLLIIDIRPALFALVSERTPPTVPVLFLPFGSYAEDKRRLVSESPRDGHPSAWFNGIIALGLMHQMGKMQAIPTPLYGESDQEVLANFEAENRHMITDAEVDEYIRDCVTGTQKEYHAGGEAGDLPGFGISKDGALSDHGVLYLKTGEAAEKVSLDLAVPERLLNAPNTIWITVRDFEGRERSVEKDIRGESLSVDVELPLPRSRYPLVEVEWRFRRVACRTPYSCVSAILLRMYSN from the coding sequence GTGAACCAGTTGCCGCCATCGAACCGACTGATCGGCTTCCTGTTGATTCTGTCGTCCGTGAGCCTCACGCTCGCCGTTTTATGCGGCTCGTACCTGTATTTCAATTTCTCTCGCATAAAGTCGTTGGAAACCGAGTTGCTTTCAGCTCGAGCGGTCCAGGAAAGGCTCTTCCAGGGGCAACGGACGGATCATGCATTATACCCGCATCAGAAGGGACACATTGGTTTTGTGTTAAACCCCCATATGGAGCAAGCCACGCTCTGGGGGCTTCTCGACCGTCCGTATCCCGTGAATTCCTTAGGACTGCGCGGCGCTCCCGTGAAACCCAAGAAGGCCGGAGTACAGCGGATCCTGCTTGTCGGGGATTCATGGTTTTTTGGGTGGCTGTTGGAAGAGAAGGACAAACTGGAACACCAACTGCGGACGCTTCTTTCAGCCAGGGTGAAGGGACGAGAGTACGAAGTGATTACCGTGGCGATGCCGGGATGGAACGTGCGCAGTCAAGACGCTTTTCTCGGGAGCCACTGGAGCATTCTGGATCCGGACTTCATTATATGGGCGATGTGCACCAACGATGCGGAAGATATTGGCGGAGTCGTGCCCCCGGGTGTTCTTGGCTATTATCTGAGTCCGCAGAACCCCGAGTCCGCGCCCTTGACCTTGATGGGAAAGTACGCGAGCTATCCCATGCCCTTTGTTTTAGAACGTCACCGGCATAACTTGCAGGTTATAGAGGAATTTGAAAAGAAACAGGGAATCGGAGTACTCCTGCTGATCATCGACATCAGACCCGCCCTTTTTGCTCTCGTCTCGGAGCGGACTCCCCCCACCGTCCCCGTGTTGTTCCTGCCGTTCGGCTCCTATGCGGAAGACAAGCGTCGCCTGGTTTCCGAGTCTCCTCGTGACGGGCATCCCAGCGCCTGGTTCAACGGAATCATTGCACTGGGCTTAATGCATCAGATGGGTAAAATGCAGGCGATCCCAACCCCGCTTTACGGAGAGAGCGATCAGGAGGTTCTGGCAAACTTCGAGGCGGAAAACCGTCACATGATAACGGATGCTGAAGTGGACGAATACATCCGCGATTGTGTCACCGGCACGCAAAAGGAGTATCATGCGGGAGGTGAAGCTGGGGATCTACCCGGCTTCGGCATCTCCAAAGACGGGGCGCTTTCCGACCACGGCGTGCTATACCTGAAGACGGGCGAGGCGGCTGAAAAGGTAAGCTTGGACTTGGCCGTTCCGGAACGACTGCTGAATGCGCCGAACACGATATGGATTACGGTTCGGGATTTCGAAGGAAGAGAGCGCAGCGTGGAAAAAGACATCCGAGGAGAGTCACTCTCCGTGGATGTTGAGCTGCCCTTGCCGAGAAGCCGCTATCCGCTGGTGGAAGTCGAATGGCGGTTCAGGCGGGTCGCTTGCCGGACGCCGTATTCCTGCGTTTCAGCCATCCTGCTCCGAATGTACTCCAACTGA
- a CDS encoding chalcone isomerase family protein, which translates to MKNQVDRFNGLFTEEAKSNDVYDIIYIPGKGITVTRNGQLLGNIEGFDFKKAVFSIWLGEKPADSSLKKGMLGS; encoded by the coding sequence ATCAAGAACCAGGTGGACCGGTTCAATGGTCTTTTCACCGAAGAGGCCAAGTCGAACGATGTGTACGACATCATCTACATCCCCGGCAAGGGAATCACCGTAACGAGGAATGGGCAATTATTGGGGAACATAGAAGGGTTTGATTTCAAGAAGGCCGTGTTTTCGATCTGGCTCGGTGAGAAACCGGCGGATTCAAGTTTGAAAAAAGGGATGCTGGGGAGCTAG
- a CDS encoding chalcone isomerase family protein, whose product MYRRLCWVLLSVFMMTSVSAAKEIGGVNLPDSMMAGDAQLALNGAGLRKKVFIKVYSGALYLKQANSDARAIIDADEPMAIRMHFIYDGVSAEKLVESWN is encoded by the coding sequence ATGTACAGAAGACTGTGTTGGGTGCTGTTGAGCGTATTCATGATGACGTCCGTTTCTGCCGCCAAAGAAATCGGAGGGGTGAACCTGCCCGATTCGATGATGGCCGGGGATGCTCAATTGGCGTTAAACGGAGCAGGGTTACGTAAGAAAGTGTTTATAAAGGTTTATTCCGGGGCCCTGTACTTGAAGCAGGCAAACTCGGACGCCCGAGCCATTATTGACGCGGACGAGCCGATGGCGATTCGTATGCACTTCATCTACGACGGCGTATCCGCGGAGAAACTGGTCGAGTCCTGGAATTAA
- the rfaE1 gene encoding D-glycero-beta-D-manno-heptose-7-phosphate kinase, producing MLMTDHPCELNFSGLQVEDMLSRFSLSRLLVIGDLMLDRYIWGAVNRISPEAPVQVLEVTHETDALGGAGNVAKNLVSFAQTVFVIGVLGADAAGARIRQCFEDLGVDTRDLVEDETRVTTQKTRIIAGNHQMMRVDRELRLPLSPGLASDVIERARGIIDSMDAVLLSDYGKGMFSKDVLRELIQLAASKRKPIVVDPKGVDYKRYAGATIITPNRKEASLASGVDIDDDEDSLKEAVNRLRRELDSTHILVTLGAKGMALFTSDGKQVHIPATAREVYDVSGAGDTVISFLGLGISSGFSLERSAALANAAAGIVVGKVGTATLTPQELREALLGSRDPLTRKIREVGGLIQEVQELKRRGKTVVFTNGCFDLLHAGHIRLLEASKRLGDVLIVAVDDDESIQKLKGDGRPILKQDERLRILAALDSVDFLCLFSSPDLKELLDQLKPDVLTKGANYSHSQIRGREVVERHGGRVVAIPLEPVASISGLIQRIRQNG from the coding sequence ATGCTGATGACGGATCATCCTTGTGAATTGAATTTTAGCGGCCTTCAAGTCGAAGATATGCTCAGCCGGTTTTCCCTTTCCAGACTCCTGGTTATAGGTGACTTGATGCTGGATCGATACATCTGGGGGGCGGTGAACCGAATTTCTCCGGAAGCTCCGGTGCAAGTTCTCGAAGTGACCCATGAGACCGACGCCTTGGGGGGGGCTGGGAATGTCGCCAAGAACCTTGTGTCGTTCGCGCAAACCGTGTTTGTCATAGGAGTCCTGGGAGCCGATGCGGCCGGCGCACGTATCCGACAATGCTTCGAGGATCTGGGTGTGGATACTCGAGATCTCGTGGAAGACGAAACGAGGGTTACCACCCAAAAAACTCGAATTATCGCAGGCAACCATCAGATGATGCGGGTTGACCGGGAGCTGCGGCTTCCTCTGTCGCCCGGATTGGCATCGGATGTGATCGAACGCGCCCGGGGAATCATAGACTCGATGGATGCCGTCCTGCTGTCCGACTACGGCAAAGGCATGTTTTCCAAGGACGTGCTTCGCGAGCTGATCCAGTTAGCTGCATCCAAGCGCAAACCTATCGTTGTGGACCCCAAAGGCGTCGATTATAAGCGGTACGCAGGGGCCACCATTATCACACCGAACCGAAAGGAGGCGTCGTTGGCCTCGGGCGTCGATATTGATGACGACGAGGATTCCCTCAAGGAAGCAGTGAACCGGCTACGACGGGAGTTGGATAGCACCCATATATTGGTGACGCTTGGCGCCAAAGGTATGGCCCTCTTCACTTCAGACGGGAAGCAGGTTCATATTCCGGCTACGGCCAGGGAAGTGTATGACGTTTCCGGTGCGGGAGACACCGTGATCTCGTTTCTGGGGCTGGGGATAAGTTCCGGATTCAGTCTGGAGCGTTCCGCTGCGCTGGCCAACGCGGCCGCAGGAATCGTTGTGGGTAAAGTGGGGACGGCAACGCTCACCCCGCAAGAACTCAGGGAAGCGCTCTTGGGAAGCCGCGACCCGCTGACACGGAAGATCCGTGAAGTCGGCGGCCTCATTCAGGAAGTCCAAGAACTCAAGAGACGCGGAAAAACCGTGGTATTTACCAACGGGTGTTTTGACTTGCTTCATGCGGGGCATATCCGGCTTCTGGAAGCGTCTAAGAGGTTGGGCGATGTACTGATCGTTGCAGTGGACGACGACGAGTCCATCCAAAAACTGAAGGGTGACGGTCGACCCATATTGAAACAGGACGAACGCCTGCGGATCCTGGCGGCGCTGGATTCGGTTGATTTTCTCTGTCTGTTTTCATCTCCCGACTTGAAAGAACTCCTCGATCAGCTCAAACCTGACGTGCTCACCAAAGGTGCGAATTACTCGCACAGTCAGATACGCGGCAGAGAAGTGGTGGAGCGTCATGGAGGGCGGGTGGTGGCCATACCCCTCGAGCCGGTAGCTTCCATATCCGGACTGATCCAACGGATTCGGCAAAACGGGTAG
- a CDS encoding response regulator, whose translation METIQEYEGAAVKRNAKILIIDDDSDFIESTKLILESGGYEVVVAKNGTEGLELVTLEDPDLIILDIMMDSMFEGFNVSAALKMTTEYIDYRDTPVLMVSSVRTEYGDRFDVPEGAEGIQGDAYMDKPVEPKAFLVKVAELLNAH comes from the coding sequence ATGGAAACGATCCAGGAATACGAGGGAGCCGCAGTGAAACGCAATGCGAAAATTCTGATCATAGACGACGATTCGGATTTTATCGAAAGCACCAAACTGATTCTCGAGTCGGGTGGGTATGAGGTAGTCGTCGCCAAGAACGGAACCGAAGGCCTCGAACTGGTTACGCTTGAGGACCCCGATTTGATTATCTTGGACATTATGATGGATTCCATGTTCGAGGGCTTTAACGTCAGTGCGGCTCTGAAGATGACCACCGAATACATAGACTACCGGGACACTCCCGTTCTCATGGTCAGCTCGGTCAGAACCGAGTATGGTGACCGATTCGACGTTCCGGAAGGTGCGGAAGGCATTCAGGGCGATGCTTATATGGATAAGCCGGTGGAACCTAAAGCCTTTCTGGTCAAGGTCGCGGAACTGCTCAACGCTCACTGA
- a CDS encoding DUF2007 domain-containing protein — protein sequence MPHPKESHWVRVHVVENQFEADQLAHALKEEGISVWIKEYKDTAYDGLYVSTKGWGGLYVPEPDQVRAEAIIEETGKAFDEPK from the coding sequence ATGCCCCATCCGAAGGAAAGTCACTGGGTTCGAGTGCATGTTGTGGAAAACCAATTCGAAGCGGACCAGCTCGCGCACGCCTTGAAAGAGGAAGGAATCTCGGTCTGGATCAAAGAGTATAAAGATACTGCCTACGATGGGCTATATGTATCCACAAAAGGGTGGGGAGGGCTTTATGTGCCCGAGCCGGACCAGGTTCGAGCGGAAGCGATTATTGAAGAAACGGGGAAGGCGTTCGACGAACCGAAGTAG
- a CDS encoding 4Fe-4S binding protein has protein sequence MLANYGYTDGSGDYFITIDTDECNGCGDCAKACPAGVIEVLNEDPNDPFREEPVAVVSDARRKKIKYECGPCKPAAKRPPLPCVSACRPGAMSHSW, from the coding sequence ATGTTAGCGAATTACGGGTATACGGACGGGTCCGGAGATTATTTCATAACCATAGATACGGACGAGTGCAACGGCTGCGGCGACTGTGCCAAAGCCTGTCCCGCCGGAGTGATTGAAGTTCTGAATGAAGATCCGAATGACCCTTTCCGTGAGGAGCCCGTGGCCGTTGTTTCCGATGCTCGCCGGAAAAAGATCAAATACGAGTGCGGTCCGTGTAAACCTGCGGCAAAACGTCCTCCCTTGCCGTGCGTTTCCGCGTGCCGGCCGGGGGCCATGTCGCATTCGTGGTAA
- a CDS encoding GNAT family N-acetyltransferase: protein MIPGLIVRELREEDVEEVVRIHGEITRKPSPSVVEMLVRENLEKNRGVGFVAEMGGRVLGFMMGEIKLGSFGLGQSFWIEMMAVDPKHMGTGIGQAIGERLFEFCKSKGVLDVYTAVRWDSGDILSFFKTLGFDRSNFVNLRKRLE, encoded by the coding sequence ATGATCCCAGGTCTTATAGTCAGAGAATTACGCGAGGAAGACGTCGAAGAAGTTGTTCGAATTCATGGCGAAATCACCCGGAAACCCAGCCCGTCGGTAGTAGAAATGCTGGTCCGCGAGAACCTCGAGAAGAACAGAGGAGTCGGCTTCGTGGCGGAAATGGGAGGGCGGGTATTGGGTTTCATGATGGGAGAGATCAAACTCGGGTCCTTCGGGCTGGGACAAAGTTTCTGGATCGAAATGATGGCCGTCGACCCAAAACACATGGGTACGGGTATCGGACAGGCGATTGGGGAGCGTTTGTTCGAGTTCTGCAAAAGCAAAGGCGTGCTTGACGTATACACGGCGGTTCGCTGGGATTCGGGTGACATTCTTTCTTTCTTCAAAACCCTCGGCTTCGATCGAAGCAATTTCGTCAACTTGCGGAAAAGGCTTGAGTAA
- a CDS encoding DUF2080 family transposase-associated protein codes for MDEETPNRNRVRFEVYGEEMIDKEVKLSGNSGRVYLPPDWVGKHVKIIRID; via the coding sequence ATGGATGAGGAAACTCCCAACAGGAACAGGGTGCGGTTTGAGGTTTACGGCGAAGAAATGATCGACAAAGAAGTAAAGCTCAGCGGCAACAGTGGCCGCGTGTACCTACCCCCCGACTGGGTGGGTAAGCACGTAAAAATAATCCGCATCGATTGA
- a CDS encoding cysteine--tRNA ligase, which produces MTKKRGNILDLIGNTPLVEIHKLRPKNNVRIMAKLELCNPGGSVKDRVALSMIEGAESRGELPGKTILEPTSGNTGIGLAMVAAVKGYSITLAMPESASVERRRILGAYGAELLLTPAHLGTDGAIEEVYRLALEYPERYYVPDQFNNPDNIRAHYQGTGVEIWEQTQGKITHFVASLGTSGTLMGTSKRLKEFNPDIRIVGMEPFLGHKIQGLKNMKESYKPGIFDRSALDETVNIEDEEAFEMSRRLAREEGILVGMSAGASMALAYRIAQELDDGLIVVLFPDGGERYLSTTLFQHKRPSQLQFFNTLTRDKEDFTPLQEGKATIYSCGPTAHELPHLDTCRRIVFTDLLRRHLEYRGFQVTHVMNITDIDDKTITGSEAAGKDLKTFTEEYINEILKDIDLLNVKRASHYPRPTETINEMLDITKRLLDKGFAYEKFRSVYFDISRFGRYGRLSRVDLSKIHIGKTVDLDEYEKDNPRDFTLLKRSTLAELKRGIFYKTPWGNVRPGWHIQCAAMATKHLGESIDIHTSGSDLIFPHHENEIAIVEALTGKRFANYWLHSEPVMADGRKMSRAEGGSVTFRELVQAGYTGREVRYWLLSQHYRKPINYSPEALEIARNTLGRLNECIRRLTFAKGGPEIKETPQLLYEVKKGFSNAMDDDLNAPGALAALYSFVRQVNSMISKQELSRGQMNEILELLKSFDSVLKIMDFPSDQLTEQEEILLEKRELARREKDWKEADRLRNELHEMGVVLVDGPEGTRWYRETHDEND; this is translated from the coding sequence ATGACCAAAAAACGCGGCAATATTCTAGACTTGATTGGCAACACGCCACTGGTGGAGATCCATAAACTCCGGCCCAAGAACAACGTGCGGATCATGGCCAAACTCGAATTATGCAATCCAGGGGGATCGGTGAAAGACCGCGTCGCCTTGTCCATGATCGAGGGGGCGGAGTCTCGTGGTGAACTGCCAGGAAAAACGATCCTGGAGCCTACCAGCGGGAACACGGGAATCGGGTTGGCCATGGTGGCGGCTGTCAAAGGATATTCGATCACTCTTGCCATGCCCGAATCCGCCAGCGTCGAGAGAAGAAGAATACTAGGGGCGTACGGAGCCGAACTTTTACTCACTCCTGCTCATCTTGGGACGGACGGCGCCATCGAGGAAGTTTACCGCCTGGCCCTCGAATATCCGGAGCGTTACTACGTGCCGGATCAATTCAACAATCCGGATAACATCCGTGCCCACTATCAAGGAACAGGCGTGGAGATCTGGGAGCAGACGCAGGGCAAAATCACCCACTTCGTTGCGTCTCTGGGCACCTCCGGAACACTGATGGGAACGAGTAAGCGGCTCAAGGAATTCAATCCCGACATTCGAATCGTGGGAATGGAGCCCTTTTTAGGGCACAAGATCCAAGGTCTCAAAAACATGAAGGAATCCTATAAGCCCGGGATTTTTGACCGAAGCGCACTTGACGAGACGGTGAACATCGAGGACGAAGAAGCCTTCGAAATGAGCCGCCGTCTGGCCCGGGAGGAAGGTATCCTGGTGGGCATGAGCGCCGGCGCCTCCATGGCTCTGGCATACCGAATCGCCCAGGAACTGGATGACGGGCTGATCGTGGTGCTCTTTCCGGACGGAGGCGAACGCTATCTCAGTACGACCCTCTTTCAGCACAAGCGGCCTTCCCAGCTCCAGTTCTTCAACACACTGACCCGCGATAAAGAGGATTTCACTCCCCTCCAGGAAGGCAAGGCGACCATATATTCGTGCGGGCCGACGGCTCACGAACTCCCCCATCTGGATACATGCCGCCGTATCGTATTCACGGACCTGTTGAGACGGCATCTCGAGTATCGCGGCTTCCAGGTCACGCATGTCATGAACATTACGGATATCGATGACAAGACCATCACCGGCTCCGAGGCTGCCGGAAAAGACCTGAAGACCTTCACCGAGGAATACATCAACGAAATTCTGAAAGACATCGACCTGCTGAACGTGAAGCGAGCGTCTCATTATCCGCGGCCCACCGAAACCATCAACGAGATGTTGGACATCACGAAAAGGCTTCTGGACAAAGGCTTCGCCTACGAGAAATTTCGGTCGGTTTATTTCGATATCTCCCGGTTCGGGAGGTATGGAAGGCTGTCCCGTGTAGACTTGAGCAAGATTCACATCGGCAAGACCGTGGATCTGGACGAATACGAAAAGGACAATCCAAGAGATTTCACTCTACTTAAACGTTCAACCCTCGCGGAACTCAAACGGGGGATCTTTTACAAGACTCCGTGGGGCAACGTACGCCCCGGGTGGCATATACAGTGTGCGGCCATGGCCACGAAACATCTCGGTGAGTCCATCGACATCCATACAAGCGGCTCGGACCTGATATTCCCCCATCATGAGAATGAGATCGCCATTGTGGAAGCTCTGACTGGAAAGCGGTTTGCCAACTATTGGCTGCACTCGGAACCCGTAATGGCTGATGGAAGGAAGATGTCCCGGGCCGAGGGAGGAAGCGTGACGTTCAGGGAACTGGTCCAAGCGGGCTACACCGGACGCGAAGTACGGTACTGGCTGCTCAGCCAACACTACCGTAAACCGATCAACTATTCCCCCGAAGCTCTCGAAATCGCTCGCAACACGTTGGGCAGACTCAACGAATGTATTCGAAGGCTGACCTTTGCAAAAGGCGGACCTGAGATTAAAGAGACTCCTCAGTTGCTGTACGAGGTAAAGAAAGGGTTCAGCAACGCCATGGACGACGATTTGAATGCACCCGGTGCGCTGGCTGCGTTATACTCGTTCGTGCGTCAGGTGAATTCCATGATCTCGAAACAAGAACTGAGCCGGGGGCAGATGAACGAGATTCTGGAGTTACTGAAAAGCTTCGATTCCGTGCTGAAGATTATGGATTTCCCTTCGGATCAACTCACCGAGCAAGAAGAGATACTCCTTGAAAAGCGGGAACTGGCCCGGCGGGAGAAAGATTGGAAGGAAGCGGACCGGTTGAGGAACGAGCTGCACGAAATGGGCGTTGTGCTCGTCGACGGTCCGGAAGGGACCCGATGGTATCGCGAAACCCACGACGAGAATGATTGA
- the larB gene encoding nickel pincer cofactor biosynthesis protein LarB, whose product MLKTLLEQVRRGEVSVDQGVERLKIYPFEELGFATVDHHRPFRQGFPEVVFGQGKTVPQIASIVKSLASTNDRVLVTRLSQEKSAELVKQFPDAEYNPTARTFALSRKSARPDPVGSIMIISAGTSDMPVAEEAVSVSRFFGNEVIPLFDVGVSGVHRLLAKRALMEKARVFIVVAGMEGALPSVVGGLVRRPVIAVPTSVGYGASFGGLAALLGMLNSCASNVAVVNIDNGFGAAYLASLINQMDRI is encoded by the coding sequence ATATTGAAAACTCTTTTGGAGCAGGTCCGCCGGGGAGAGGTCTCCGTGGATCAGGGCGTCGAACGCTTAAAAATATACCCCTTCGAAGAGCTGGGGTTCGCCACGGTGGACCATCATAGACCTTTCCGTCAGGGTTTCCCCGAGGTGGTCTTCGGTCAGGGAAAAACCGTTCCGCAGATCGCGTCCATCGTCAAAAGCCTGGCATCGACAAACGACCGCGTTCTGGTAACCCGTTTGTCCCAGGAAAAGAGCGCCGAGCTCGTTAAACAGTTCCCCGATGCCGAATACAATCCGACGGCCCGGACGTTTGCCTTGTCCAGAAAGTCCGCGCGGCCCGATCCGGTGGGCTCGATCATGATCATCAGCGCCGGGACCTCGGACATGCCGGTGGCTGAAGAAGCCGTGAGCGTATCCCGGTTTTTCGGCAACGAAGTCATCCCTCTCTTCGATGTAGGCGTCAGCGGGGTTCACCGCCTTCTGGCGAAAAGGGCGCTGATGGAAAAGGCCCGCGTATTCATCGTGGTGGCCGGAATGGAAGGAGCGCTTCCAAGTGTCGTCGGAGGCTTGGTGCGGCGTCCCGTTATCGCCGTTCCCACAAGCGTAGGTTACGGCGCGAGTTTTGGAGGACTGGCGGCCCTCCTCGGCATGTTGAACTCTTGCGCGTCCAATGTGGCTGTTGTCAACATCGACAACGGATTCGGCGCCGCCTATCTGGCCTCTCTCATCAATCAAATGGACCGGATCTGA
- a CDS encoding aminopeptidase P family protein translates to MAQYMNRIDRLRERLDESRLDGLLVSIPYNRYYVSGFAADDPQVMEISGFVLVGRDTRAILTDGRYATQARNESPDFQVYVYTADLLPTFQEAVSKANIRRLGIESRHLSVYLFDKLSEGLGQKNVELVKTEDVVEPLRSIKDPDELDRVVAALRVTEKAFKEVLEQLRPGMTEREVASMIESAMTASGAQGVAFDSIVASGPNAAMPHAVPTDRNIREGEPIIFDIGARKDMYCSDMSRTVFLGEPDERFREIYGIVRKAQLRAIEGLKPGMKTDEADALARDVIDQAGYGEFFLHSLGHGVGIATHEPPSLRRIFPVELTENMVITIEPGIYLPEWGGVRLEEMVVIRKNGAELLNEEKTFYRFDEER, encoded by the coding sequence ATGGCTCAATATATGAATAGAATCGATCGCCTGAGAGAACGTCTGGATGAATCTCGTCTGGACGGCCTTTTGGTCTCTATACCTTATAATAGGTACTATGTCAGCGGCTTCGCGGCGGATGATCCTCAGGTAATGGAAATCAGCGGTTTCGTGCTTGTGGGAAGGGACACGCGAGCGATCCTCACCGACGGCCGGTACGCAACCCAGGCGAGGAATGAAAGCCCGGATTTTCAAGTCTACGTTTACACGGCGGACCTTTTGCCCACGTTTCAAGAAGCCGTTTCAAAGGCGAACATCCGGCGATTGGGCATTGAAAGCCGGCATCTGAGTGTATACCTGTTCGACAAACTCTCAGAGGGGCTTGGACAAAAGAACGTCGAGCTCGTCAAAACCGAAGACGTGGTTGAACCGTTACGATCGATAAAGGATCCTGATGAGTTGGACCGCGTTGTCGCCGCGCTGAGGGTGACGGAAAAGGCTTTCAAGGAAGTTCTGGAACAGCTCCGCCCGGGGATGACCGAACGGGAGGTCGCTTCCATGATCGAGTCGGCCATGACGGCTTCCGGTGCTCAGGGAGTGGCTTTTGACTCCATCGTGGCCTCGGGTCCCAACGCCGCCATGCCGCATGCCGTGCCCACGGACCGTAACATCCGGGAGGGGGAGCCCATCATTTTCGATATCGGGGCCAGGAAAGACATGTACTGTTCCGATATGTCGCGAACCGTGTTTCTTGGAGAACCGGACGAACGGTTCAGGGAAATCTATGGAATCGTCAGAAAGGCTCAACTACGAGCCATCGAAGGCTTGAAACCCGGCATGAAGACCGACGAAGCCGATGCATTGGCGCGGGACGTCATCGACCAGGCCGGGTATGGGGAGTTCTTCCTGCATTCCCTGGGTCACGGCGTAGGAATTGCCACGCATGAGCCTCCGTCCCTGAGACGCATATTCCCTGTCGAACTCACGGAAAACATGGTGATCACCATCGAGCCCGGCATCTACCTGCCCGAGTGGGGCGGCGTGCGTCTGGAAGAAATGGTGGTCATCCGAAAGAACGGCGCCGAGCTTTTAAACGAGGAAAAAACGTTCTACCGGTTTGACGAGGAACGTTAG